A single Cyanobacterium sp. Dongsha4 DNA region contains:
- a CDS encoding putative toxin-antitoxin system toxin component, PIN family, whose protein sequence is MKKYQIVIDTNVILAGLKSSKGASFKLLSMMNDSRFSINISATLIIEYEDVLKRNSLNLGLTFDEIERFISGICSIANHHEIFFLWRPLSTDPDDDFILDLAIKSQSDFIISYNEKHLKNIKNFRIDVLNPKQFLQLLGEI, encoded by the coding sequence ATGAAAAAATATCAGATAGTCATCGACACCAATGTTATTTTAGCTGGCTTAAAATCTAGTAAAGGTGCATCTTTTAAGCTACTAAGTATGATGAATGACAGTCGTTTTAGTATTAATATATCAGCTACTTTAATTATTGAATATGAGGATGTACTTAAAAGAAATAGCCTAAATTTAGGACTGACTTTTGATGAAATAGAAAGGTTTATTTCTGGTATTTGTTCTATTGCCAATCATCATGAAATATTTTTTCTTTGGCGACCATTATCGACAGATCCTGATGATGATTTTATCCTTGATTTAGCGATTAAATCTCAATCAGATTTTATTATTAGCTATAACGAAAAACACCTTAAAAACATTAAAAATTTCAGAATAGATGTACTTAATCCCAAACAATTTTTACAGTTATTAGGAGAAATTTAA